In Desulfomonile tiedjei DSM 6799, a genomic segment contains:
- a CDS encoding acylphosphatase, whose translation MVIRRRVVISGLVQGVAFRWYTRSKARELGLLGWVRNLANGRVEATFEGEEQNVYKMIEWCRRGPSHSRVEDLKIYEESPTGEFSDFEIRHTGGTLW comes from the coding sequence ATGGTGATACGTCGGAGAGTCGTAATTTCCGGACTGGTGCAAGGAGTGGCATTTCGCTGGTATACAAGATCCAAAGCACGAGAACTGGGACTGCTCGGATGGGTCAGAAATCTGGCGAACGGGCGAGTCGAGGCGACATTCGAGGGCGAAGAGCAGAACGTCTATAAGATGATCGAATGGTGCAGAAGAGGTCCTTCTCACAGCCGGGTGGAGGACTTGAAGATCTATGAGGAATCCCCTACAGGAGAATTCAGTGATTTCGAGATCAGGCACACTGGAGGAACCTTGTGGTAA
- a CDS encoding ChaN family lipoprotein yields MVKQACKICPLVFFLGVIVSMSVSLAGAEQNDSIIIDMLAGEPVPQEMMLDDLASVRIVYLGEYHTIKRHHKLQLDTLTGIADRKPNIALGMEMFSADQQEILDWWQSGTEDVAALIRKLGRKHWTNLQDYAAVLYFARNAKIPIIGLNAPDDFVRKVAREGLSGLTDEQRRILPKGFDKIDPAYDKLMRIRLKVHRAFHEKSLDNVVLAQAIRDAIMAQRVISFFESERGKDAGMVVIAGSGHINYGFGIPERVQEHLRYNERIVLASESGELKLSEEEKKQAMPVEITHEDLKFIQRPIADYLHIIPLRTETPEPEAEETSQEAFLLQNTKTLQ; encoded by the coding sequence GTGGTAAAGCAGGCTTGCAAAATTTGTCCTTTGGTATTTTTTCTGGGTGTCATTGTGTCAATGTCAGTCTCTCTGGCCGGTGCCGAACAGAACGATAGCATCATTATTGATATGTTGGCAGGTGAACCTGTTCCGCAGGAAATGATGCTCGACGACCTCGCGTCCGTTCGGATCGTTTATCTCGGTGAATACCACACTATAAAACGCCATCACAAACTGCAGTTGGATACTCTGACAGGAATTGCAGACCGAAAACCAAATATCGCCCTCGGGATGGAGATGTTTTCCGCGGATCAGCAAGAGATCCTTGATTGGTGGCAATCCGGTACTGAAGATGTTGCAGCGCTCATTCGGAAACTCGGCCGAAAACACTGGACCAACCTGCAAGATTACGCAGCAGTGCTGTATTTTGCTCGGAATGCGAAGATTCCCATAATCGGACTCAATGCACCCGATGATTTTGTCAGAAAAGTAGCCCGTGAGGGATTGTCCGGACTGACTGACGAACAGAGACGCATTCTCCCAAAGGGTTTCGATAAGATCGACCCCGCGTACGACAAATTGATGCGCATCAGACTCAAAGTACATCGAGCATTTCATGAAAAGAGCCTGGACAATGTGGTCCTCGCACAGGCAATCAGAGACGCGATCATGGCTCAGCGAGTGATCTCGTTTTTCGAATCCGAACGCGGAAAAGATGCCGGAATGGTTGTGATAGCCGGAAGCGGTCACATCAACTACGGTTTTGGGATACCTGAAAGAGTCCAGGAACATCTGCGATATAATGAACGCATTGTATTGGCTTCTGAAAGCGGTGAACTCAAGCTTTCCGAAGAGGAAAAGAAACAGGCTATGCCCGTTGAGATCACCCATGAAGATCTCAAATTCATTCAACGGCCCATAGCGGATTATCTGCATATAATTCCGCTGAGAACAGAGACGCCCGAACCCGAAGCAGAAGAAACATCAC